The following are from one region of the Terriglobia bacterium genome:
- a CDS encoding HEAT repeat domain-containing protein: MTCDWTKENVVLYIYDELADDAKFEFEQHVRHCLGCRRELETALAYKDAMAAAPVKDVSPSFLAANRMQLQEALEHAEQSRNIFSSFIFDATGWFHQIKLAPALTVALLMLGFVGGVGTTYKMMEASRPPIAANGSGNTIDVPATEANIANIESIAPAPNSNQVQIKYNTLQPQILNGSSDDPRIRQLLVLAARNTRNPAVALDSIDVLTRGSEDDAVREVLIEALRYDKNPGVRLKSLDALKGYVRNDVHVRDAVVEALLHDNNAGVRQEAISLLDAVKADTSVRSALTVLADRDPNKFIREESKRYLASMPHLD, from the coding sequence ATGACCTGCGATTGGACCAAAGAAAACGTTGTTTTATACATCTACGACGAGCTGGCGGACGACGCCAAATTCGAGTTTGAACAGCACGTGCGCCATTGCCTCGGGTGCAGGCGCGAACTTGAAACAGCGCTTGCCTATAAAGACGCCATGGCCGCGGCGCCGGTAAAAGATGTTTCGCCCAGCTTTTTGGCGGCCAACAGAATGCAGTTGCAGGAAGCGCTGGAGCACGCGGAGCAGTCACGCAATATTTTCAGCTCGTTTATCTTTGATGCCACAGGATGGTTCCACCAGATTAAGCTGGCCCCGGCACTGACAGTCGCGCTGCTGATGCTTGGCTTTGTGGGTGGCGTGGGCACAACCTACAAAATGATGGAGGCGAGCAGACCTCCGATTGCGGCGAATGGCAGCGGCAATACGATTGATGTCCCGGCCACAGAAGCGAACATCGCCAACATTGAGTCCATCGCTCCCGCACCAAATTCCAACCAAGTCCAGATCAAATACAACACATTGCAGCCGCAGATATTGAACGGATCAAGCGATGATCCGCGCATACGGCAATTGCTGGTGCTGGCAGCGCGTAACACGCGCAACCCCGCCGTAGCATTGGATTCCATTGACGTGCTGACGCGCGGCTCAGAAGATGACGCGGTGCGCGAAGTGTTGATCGAAGCCTTGCGATATGACAAAAATCCCGGCGTGCGGCTGAAATCACTGGATGCGTTGAAAGGCTACGTCCGCAATGACGTTCATGTGCGCGATGCGGTGGTAGAAGCGTTGCTGCATGACAACAATGCGGGCGTCCGACAGGAAGCCATTAGCCTGCTGGACGCGGTAAAGGCCGATACCAGCGTGCGCTCCGCGTTGACGGTGCTGGCTGATCGCGACCCGAACAAGTTTATCCGTGAGGAGTCGAAGCGGTATCTGGCAAGCATGCCGCATTTGGATTAA
- a CDS encoding sigma-70 family RNA polymerase sigma factor, translating into MPADSAFIGVAVGASGDTRSSHSSGEMVSQALSRINDSELIRAAQRGDRAAFETLVRQYDQAVLRLAMHLTGSDADAHDIYQEAFLKAYRHIGNFRFECSFYTWIYRIVTNLCLDHLRKRQTRKEDPQMVMDSSGQPVDVLERVSDDRAGANPERDLMRRELGAKINQALTKLTPRERMVFELKHYQGLRLRTIGEMLNTTEETAKNTLFRATQKLRGALGPMR; encoded by the coding sequence ATGCCGGCCGACTCAGCATTTATAGGGGTGGCGGTTGGCGCGAGCGGTGATACAAGAAGCTCCCATTCTTCCGGAGAGATGGTGAGTCAAGCCCTAAGTCGAATCAACGACAGTGAGCTGATACGCGCCGCTCAGCGCGGAGACCGTGCAGCTTTCGAGACACTCGTGCGCCAGTACGACCAGGCCGTGCTGCGCCTGGCCATGCACCTGACTGGATCGGACGCGGACGCGCACGACATCTATCAGGAAGCCTTTCTCAAGGCTTATCGGCATATTGGAAATTTTCGGTTCGAATGCTCGTTCTATACCTGGATCTATCGTATTGTGACTAATCTCTGCCTGGACCATCTGAGGAAACGGCAGACGCGCAAAGAAGATCCGCAGATGGTGATGGATTCAAGCGGACAACCGGTGGACGTGCTGGAACGCGTGTCCGATGACCGAGCGGGCGCGAACCCGGAACGCGACCTGATGCGGCGCGAGCTGGGAGCAAAGATCAACCAGGCGCTTACAAAGCTGACTCCGCGCGAGCGCATGGTGTTTGAGTTGAAACATTATCAGGGCCTGCGGCTGCGGACGATTGGCGAGATGCTGAATACGACGGAAGAGACGGCCAAGAATACATTGTTCAGGGCGACGCAGAAGTTAAGAGGAGCGTTGGGGCCAATGCGGTAG
- a CDS encoding DUF1731 domain-containing protein, translated as MRVLRQAWGTSIGLPATRWMLELGAVLLRTETELILKSRRVVPQRLLEAGFKFNFADWPDAASDLVNRWRSNQAPCMKQPIWMRVPPAAGVPCFFRLMLRQ; from the coding sequence ATGCGCGTCTTGCGTCAAGCGTGGGGAACCAGCATCGGCCTTCCCGCGACCCGTTGGATGCTGGAATTAGGAGCGGTTTTACTGCGGACGGAAACCGAGTTGATTCTCAAAAGCCGTCGCGTTGTCCCACAGAGACTCCTCGAAGCTGGCTTCAAGTTCAACTTTGCAGATTGGCCAGATGCCGCCAGCGATTTAGTGAACCGCTGGCGTTCCAATCAGGCCCCGTGCATGAAGCAACCTATCTGGATGCGAGTGCCGCCTGCTGCGGGCGTTCCTTGTTTTTTCCGCTTGATGCTGCGTCAATAA
- a CDS encoding acyl-CoA/acyl-ACP dehydrogenase: MQFGLSESQQILKDTARKFFAGESPIAAVRKAMETETAYDAALWTKLAEQGFTGIIAPEEFGGMGLGKVELILLMEEAGYALLPGPFFSTVALAGTVIDACGSPEQKKKYLGSIASGQARATVALVEAAGSWDTQGLKISSAGNKLTGTKLFVTDVAVADFIVVVSRDGVFVVDAKAPGLHLEPMKGMDLARKIYSVEFKDTPAEALGNPRGLAGALNVATAALCAEMTGGMQRALELTVAYAKTRKQFGKPIGIFQAVQHLCADMYLETESSRSATYYAAWALEESTPDAGTSVSVAKMYASDAARNVGNRGIQVHGGMGFTWENDIHLYYRRAKASETMLGDASFHRERIARQIIDAASSGKNKERPQQAALASR; encoded by the coding sequence ATGCAATTTGGACTAAGCGAAAGCCAGCAGATTCTGAAAGACACGGCGCGGAAGTTTTTTGCCGGTGAAAGTCCCATCGCGGCGGTGCGCAAGGCCATGGAGACGGAAACAGCCTATGACGCCGCGTTGTGGACCAAGCTCGCGGAGCAGGGATTTACCGGAATCATTGCGCCGGAAGAATTTGGCGGCATGGGTCTGGGGAAAGTAGAGTTGATCCTGCTGATGGAAGAAGCAGGCTATGCGCTGCTGCCGGGACCGTTTTTCTCAACGGTGGCGCTGGCGGGAACGGTGATTGATGCTTGTGGGTCGCCCGAACAAAAGAAGAAGTACCTGGGAAGCATCGCGTCGGGGCAGGCGCGTGCAACGGTCGCGTTGGTGGAAGCCGCAGGCAGTTGGGATACACAGGGCTTAAAGATCAGCTCTGCCGGCAATAAGCTTACAGGAACAAAACTGTTTGTCACTGACGTGGCCGTTGCTGACTTTATCGTGGTGGTCTCTCGGGACGGTGTTTTCGTGGTCGATGCCAAAGCTCCCGGCCTTCATCTGGAGCCGATGAAAGGCATGGACCTGGCCAGAAAGATTTACTCGGTGGAATTCAAAGACACACCGGCAGAAGCGCTGGGTAATCCCCGGGGGCTGGCTGGCGCGCTGAACGTGGCTACGGCTGCCCTGTGCGCGGAGATGACAGGCGGCATGCAGCGCGCGCTGGAGTTGACCGTGGCTTACGCGAAGACACGCAAGCAGTTTGGCAAGCCGATTGGAATCTTCCAGGCCGTGCAGCACCTCTGCGCTGATATGTATCTTGAAACCGAAAGCTCACGGTCGGCGACTTACTACGCGGCGTGGGCGCTGGAAGAGAGTACGCCGGACGCCGGTACGTCCGTTTCAGTGGCCAAAATGTATGCGAGTGACGCGGCGCGCAACGTGGGCAATCGCGGCATTCAGGTCCACGGCGGCATGGGCTTTACCTGGGAAAATGACATTCATCTTTATTACCGGCGGGCCAAGGCTTCAGAAACCATGCTGGGCGACGCGTCGTTTCATCGTGAGCGCATTGCGCGGCAGATTATTGACGCAGCATCAAGCGGAAAAAACAAGGAACGCCCGCAGCAGGCGGCACTCGCATCCAGATAG